One Brassica napus cultivar Da-Ae chromosome C2, Da-Ae, whole genome shotgun sequence DNA window includes the following coding sequences:
- the LOC106381466 gene encoding proteasome subunit alpha type-2-A, with protein MGDSQYSFSLTTFSPSGKLVQIEHALTAVGSGQTSLGIKASNGVVIATEKKLPSILVDEASVQKIQHLTPNIGVVYSGMGPDFRVLVRKSRKQAEQYLRLYKEPIPVTQLVRETATVMQEFTQSGGVRPFGVSLLVAGYDDKGPQLYQVDPSGSYFSWKASAMGKNVSNAKTFLEKRYTEDMELDDAIHTAILTLKEGFEGEISSKNIEIGKIGADKVFRVLTPAEIDDYLAEVE; from the exons ATGGGAGACAGTCAGTACTCGTTTTCACTCACTACCTTCAG CCCTTCAGGGAAGCTTGTTCAGATAGAACATGCTCTAACAGCTGTTGGATCAGGCCAAACATCTTTGGGAATCAAAG CTTCAAACGGAGTTGTTATTGCTACTGAGAAGAAGCTTCCCTCTATTCTTGTTGATGAAGCCTCT GTTCAAAAGATTCAGCATTTGACTCCCAACATTGGAGTTGTATACAG TGGTATGGGCCCCGATTTCCGAGTTCTTGTGCGGAAGAGTAGGAAGCAGGCTGAGCAATACCTCCGCTTGTACAAA GAACCCATCCCTGTCACTCAACTTGTAAGGGAAACTGCTACGGTTATGCAAGAGTTCACTCAATCGGG TGGTGTTAGGCCGTTTGGAGTTTCTCTACTAGTGGCTGGGTATGATGACAAGGGTCCTCAGCTGTATCAG GTGGATCCGTCTGGTTCTTATTTCTCATGGAAAGCTTCGGCGATGGGAAAGAATGTCTCAAATGCTAAGACATTTCTCGAGAAGAG GTACACCGAAGATATGGAGCTTGATGATGCCATTCATACAGCGATATTGACACTGAAGGAAGG TTTCGAGGGAGAAATCTCGAGCAAGAATATTGAGATTGGCAAGATTGGTGCTGACAAAGTTTTTAG GGTACTAACACCGGCAGAGATTGACGATTACTTGGCTGAAGTCGAGTAA